From the genome of Lutzomyia longipalpis isolate SR_M1_2022 chromosome 2, ASM2433408v1, one region includes:
- the LOC129791060 gene encoding protein sidekick isoform X1, with the protein MEESERSCRHRIFTFVLFCFLALGQTRAESQQHLQSPRFTTQPSSFASIVSEGRTKILQCYAQGSPPPMYRWLKDGVPVGDFTTSQYYKIHNTRREDAGSYQCLAKNDFGTIFSEKIDVIVAYMGIFEDLTERRVSVQSGSAAVLNLAPIESVPQPSVTWQTEEGPLNYDIKYAETTQNQLIILSAEEEDQRAYRARAINTQLGKEENSAFIHVNVTGDPYAEVPPEIIVHPESVKVVRGQQIVKLQCIANARPLYQLETLWLKDGLPLEAAGVTFNLDDPWNRTLALLNANLSYTGQYSCQVRLKSGEYPTIVSTATITVQEPPAFGAPFRSETVGEYGIRMELPCDVIGVPPPYVTWFRNAEALDMSTDRYSVREDNALVIKKLTMDDSAMFQCLASNEAGEKSAYTWLKVKTSTPILEQAPENVTVLDGKDATIQCRAVGAPTPNITWIYNESQPIEVSGRVQVLDSGDLLISNVRESDAGLYTCSRSNEAGTVGGEAYLSVMVRTQIIQPPVDTVVLLGHTAMLQCKVSSDPSVPFNIDWYRDIQVAPIGNSQRIGVQADGSLEIQAVRASDVGTYSCMVTSPGGNETRSARLSVIELPFAPTNIKAERLDTFTQRAVNVSWTPGFDGNSPVLKFIVQKREVSELAEIPGPIPDPLLNWITELSNVSSAQRWVLLTNLKAATAYQFRVSAVNSVGEGSPSESSNIINLPQESPSGPPVGFVGSARSSSEIITQWQPPLEEHRNGQILGYIIRYRLYGYNDSPWTYQNITNEAQRNYLIQELITWKDYVIQIAAYNNMGVGVYTEGAKIKTKEGVPEAPPTKVQAYAVNSTSVRVRWKPPNPQQINGINQGYKLQAWQYEIYDGEEHEIEAKMITVPPSLLDPLAEQEAIMTGLEKFTEYNITVLCFTDPGDGVRSEFVYVKTSEDVPDEVASLQFDDVSDRAVKVIWTAPKNVNGILLGYQVRYQIKDRPDTLKVSNLTSEQTSLRVMDLQATTHYWFEVTAWTAVGAGVPRTATMQSGVEPVLPYPPMQLALSNIEAFSVVLQFTPGFDGNSSITKWTVEAQTARNMTWFTVYEVSDPEASTITVTNLVPFTPYRLRLIATNVVGPSEPSEPTKDFQTIQARPMHPPFNVTVRAMSATELRVRWIPLQQTEWFGNPRGYNITYRSLESKTPALSVLIEDHTANSHVLDNLEEWTVYEVTMNACNDVGSSRDSPKAIERTREAVPSMGPLEVDANATSSTTIVVRWSEVPKEHQNGQIDGYKVFYGAAGRGPVLFKTIPSNATFTTTLTELKKYVVYHIQVLAYTRLGDGELSVPPNRVQTFEDTPGAPSNVSFPDVSFSTARIIWDVPDEPNGEILAYRVTYSLNGSVNLNFSREFPPSDRTFRATQLLAERYYIFSATAQTRLGWGKTAAVLVYTTNNREKPQPPSVPQISRSQVQAHQITFSWTPGRDGFAPLRYYTVQLRENEGPWTSLPERVDPTVTSYTATNLKPYTTYQFRIQATNDLGPSAFSKESIEVRTLPAAPAKGVTGVRVVPITITSVRVHWNQLPKSQWNGDSVTGGYRVIFQPISDFPTALQATPKQDIMGITSESIILSDLTQDRNYEIVVMPFNSQGAGPPSPPVAVYVGEAVPTGEPRGVEGAPVSSTEVRLRWKAPQQSMQNGDLLGYKIFYLVTDSPQELEEGRKHEEEIEVVPASTTAHSLVFLDKYTEYRIQILAFNPAGDGPRSTPITVKTLQGLPSAPTNLKFTDITMQSLKVTWDPPKKRNGEILGYIVTYETTEENDKFSKQVKQKVTGTSLLVQNLEEEVTYTFAVRAQTIDYGPPASGNVTTGPQEGSPATLKELLLTKTVSSVDMHWINGPSGKGPILGYYIESKKRDNENSYNYDQRWETVTRTTSGTLQEFTVSYQSLLPSTAYTFRVIAYNKYGISYPAYSKDAILTPSKLYLEYGYLQQKPFYRQTWFMVALAATSIVIIIMVIAVLCVKSKSYKYKQEAQKTLEESMAMSIDDRQELALELYRSRHGAGGTIASTTATMVSGGTLGRRTLGTLGRKSGHSSAGAAALGKSPPRPSPASVAYHSDEESLKCYDENPDDSSVTEKPSEVSSSDSQNSESENESVRSDPHSFVNHYANVNDSLRQSWKRQKPVRNYSSYTDSEPEGSGVMSLNGGQIIVNNMARSRAPLPGFSSFV; encoded by the exons ATGGAGGAGAGCGAGCGATCTTGCCGACACAGAATTTTCACCTTCGTGCTCTTCTGCTTTTTAGCACTGGGCCAAACGAGAGCTG AAAGTCAACAGCACTTGCAATCACCGAGATTTACAACACAACCATCATCATTCGCATCAATTGTTAGTGAGGGGCGAACGAAAATCCTTCAGTGCTATGCCCAAG GTTCCCCACCGCCAATGTACCGCTGGCTCAAAGATGGGGTCCCTGTGGGCGACTTCACAACTAGTCAATACTACAAAATACACAATACCCGACGTGAGGATGCGGGATCGTATCAATGTCTGGCCAAGAATGATTTTGGCACGATTTTCAGTGAGAAAATCGACGTCATTGTGGCAT atatgggaatttttgagGATTTGACTGAACGGAGGGTATCTGTGCAATCTGGGAGTGCGGCCGTGTTGAATTTAGCACCAATTGAGTCGGTGCCACAGCCTTCGGTGACGTGGCAGACGGAGGAAGGGCCACTCAATTATGACATAAAATATGCTGAAACGACACAGAATCAGTTAATAATTCTCAGTGCTGAGGAGGAGGATCAGAGAGCCTACCGAGCGCGCGCCATTAACACGCAACTCGGTAAGGAGGAGAATAGCGCATTTATTCATGTTAATGTCACGGGTGATCCATACGCGGAGGTACCACCAGAAATAATCGTCCATCCGGAGAGTGTGAAAGTTGTGAGGGGGCAGCAAATTGTGAAATTGCAGTGCATAGCAAATGCGAGGCCACTGTATCAGCTGGAGACGCTATGGCTGAAAGATGGGCTACCCCTTGAAGCTGCTGGGGTGACTTTTAATCTCGATGATCCCTGGAATCGCACCCTAGCCCTCCTCAATGCCAATCTCAGCTACACCGGGCAGTACAGTTGCCAAGTTCGCCTAAAGAGCGGAGAATACCCCACAATTGTCTCCACAGCAACGATAACAGTGCAGGAACCACCGGCTTTTGGTGCTCCTTTCAGGAGTGAAACAGTTGGGGAGTATGGGATCCGTATGGAGCTCCCATGCGATGTAATTGGGGTCCCACCGCCCTATGTAACGTGGTTTCGCAATGCCGAAGCACTCGATATGTCCACAGATCGGTACAGCGTGAGAGAAGACAATGCGCTGGTGATAAAGAAACTCACGATGGATGATTCAGCAATGTTCCAGTGTCTGGCATCCAATGAAGCTGGCGAGAAATCAGCATACACGTGGCTCAAAGTCAAGA CATCGACGCCAATTCTGGAGCAAGCACCGGAAAATGTCACGGTCTTGGATGGGAAAGATGCAACAATTCAATGTCGTGCCGTTGGGGCTCCAACGCCAAACATCACGTGGATCTACAATG AATCGCAACCAATTGAAGTATCTGGACGCGTGCAAGTGCTCGATTCCGGGGATTTACTCATATCAAATGTAAGGGAATCCGATGCTGGCCTCTATACATGCTCCAGATCCAATGAGGCGGGAACTGTTGGTGGTGAAGCGTATCTTTCTGTGATGG TGAGAACTCAGATCATTCAACCACCAGTGGATACGGTTGTTCTTCTGGGTCACACAGCAATGCTTCAGTGCAAAGTCTCATCTGATCCATCCGTTCCATTTAACATTGACTGGTACAGAGACATTCAGGTGGCCCCCATTGGCAATAGCCAACGGATTGGCGTTCAGGCGGATGGAAGTTTGGAGATTCAGGCTGTGAGAGCGTCTGATGTTGGTACTTACTCCTGTATGGTGACATCGCCGGGTGGGAATGAAACTAGATCAGCGCGTCTCAGTGTTATTGAGCTGCCCTTCGCACCCACCAACATCAAAGCTGAGCGTCTCGACACCTTCACACAGAGAGCTGTGAATGTGTCGTGGACACCAGGCTTTGATGGCAACAGTCCTGTCCTCAAGTTTATCGTGCAGAAGCGTGAGGTCTCCGAACTAG CAGAAATTCCAGGTCCCATCCCAGATCCTCTTCTCAATTGGATCACCGAGCTCAGCAATGTCTCATCGGCCCAGCGATGGGTCCTCCTTACGAATCTCAAAGCTGCTACGGCATACCAATTTCGCGTTAGCGCCGTTAATAGTGTCGGAGAGGGTTCTCCGTCTGAATCGAGCAATATTATAAACTTGCCACAGGAATCCCCATCAGGTCCACCAGTTGGATTTGTTGGTTCCGCAAGATCTTCATCGGAAATTATAACGCAGTGGCAGCCACCACTTGAGGAGCATCGCAATGGACAAATTCTAGGCTATATCATCAGATATCGGTTGTACGGGTACAACGACAGCCCGTGGACGTATCAAAACATTACAAATGAAGCTCAAAGGAACTACTTGATTCAGGAACTAATCACATGGAAGGATTATGTGATCCAAATTGCAGCGTACAACAATATGGGAGTCGGAGTTTATACGGAAGGTGCGAAGATTAAGACGAAGGAAGGTGTACCTGAAGCACCACCTACGAAGGTACAAGCCTACGCTGTAAATTCCACAAGTGTCCGTGTACGGTGGAAGCCTCCGAATCCGCAGCAAATCAATGGAATTAATCAAGGATATAAACTCCAAGCGTGGCAGTATGAAATCTACGACGGAGAAGAACATGAAATTGAAGCGAAAATGATTACAGTTCCTCCAAGCTTGCTGGATCCGCTTGCAGAGCAGGAAGCTATCATGACGGGTCTGGAGAAGTTTACAGAGTACAACATAACCGTTCTCTGTTTTACTGATCCAGGTGATGGTGTTCGAAGTGAATTTGTCTATGTTAAAACAAGTGAGGATGTGCCTGATGAAGTAGCTTCCTTGCAGTTTGACGATGTCTCCGATAGGGCTGTTAAAGTTATCTGGACAGCTCCGAAAAATGTAAATGGTATCCTTCTAGGTTACCAAGTTAGGTATCAGATAAAAGATCGTCCAGACACGCTGAAAGTGTCAAATTTAACGTCTGAACAGACAAGCTTACGCGTCATGGATCTTCAGGCAACAACGCACTACTGGTTCGAGGTGACAGCTTGGACTGCGGTAGGAGCTGGTGTTCCAAGAACGGCTACAATGCAATCTGGAGTAGAGCCAGTTTTGCCGTATCCACCAATGCAGCTGGCTCTGTCCAACATTGAAGCCTTCTCGGTGGTTCTCCAGTTCACACCGGGTTTCGATGGGAACTCCTCGATAACCAAGTGGACGGTTGAAGCACAAACAGCCAGGAATATGACGTGGTTTACGGTGTACGAAGTCTCCGACCCGGAAGCTTCAACGATAACTGTGACGAATCTCGTGCCATTCACACCGTATCGTTTGCGGTTGATTGCAACGAATGTTGTGGGACCGTCTGAACCGTCCGAACCAACCAAAGACTTCCAAACAATCCAAGCAAGGCCAATGCACCCACCCTTCAATGTAACCGTACGTGCCATGAGTGCAACCGAGTTGCGTGTACGATGGATTCCGCTGCAGCAAACTGAATGGTTCGGCAATCCACGAGGCTACAACATTACGTACAGAAGCCTTGAGTCCAAGACACCAGCTCTGAGTGTTCTCATTGAAGATCACACAGCCAATAGCCATGTTCTCGATAATTTGGAAGAGTGGACAGTCTACGAGGTAACAATGAATGCCTGCAATGATGTAGGTTCGTCACGAGACAGCCCCAAGGCTATTGAACGAACAAGAGAAGCGGTCCCATCAATGGGACCACTAGAAGTTGATGCTAATGCCACGTCATCAACGACAATTGTCGTACGGTGGTCAGAAGTGCCAAAAGAGCATCAAAATGGCCAAATTGATGGCTACAAAGTTTTCTACGGAGCTGCAGGACGTGGCCCAGTTCTCTTCAAGACAATCCCAAGCAATGCAACGTTCACAACGACTCTGACTGAGTTGAAAAAATACGTGGTGTACCATATTCAAGTTCTAGCCTATACACGGTTAGGTGATGGTGAGCTCAGTGTTCCACCAAATAGGGTGCAGACGTTTGAAGATACCCCAGGAGCTCCGTCAAATGTCTCCTTCCCGGATGTCTCATTTAGCACAGCTAGAATTATCTGGGATGTGCCAGATGAGCCAAATGGGGAGATTCTAGCCTACAGGGTTACATACTCCTTGAATGGATCGgttaatcttaattttagcCGAGAGTTTCCACCGTCAGATCGGACTTTTAG AGCAACGCAACTTCTTGCAGAGCGCTACTACATTTTCAGCGCAACAGCCCAAACTAGGCTTGGTTGGGGCAAAACTGCCGCTGTTCTGGTTTACACGACTAATAATCGAGAAAAGCCTCAACCTCCGTCTGTGCCACAAATCTCCCGGAGTCAGGTTCAGGCTCATCAGATCACGTTCAGTTGGACTCCAGGACGAGACGGATTTGCCCCGTTGCGCTACTACACAGTTCAGTTGCGTGAGAATGAAGGTCCGTGGACTTCCTTACCTGAGAGAGTTGATCCCACCGTAACATCCTACACGGCAACAAATCTCAAGCCCTACACGACTTATCAGTTCCGTATACAGGCTACGAATGATCTAGGGCCATCTGCCTTTAGTAAGGAGAGTATTGAAGTACGGACGTTGCCTGCAGCTCCGGCGAAGGGTGTTACTGGTGTTCGTGTTGTGCCAATAACGATAACAAGTGTACGTGTTCACTGGAATCAGCTGCCGAAATCTCAGTGGAATGGAGATTCCGTCACTGGAGGATATCGTGTTATCTTCCAACCTATCTCAGACTTCCCGACAGCTCTTCAGGCTACCCCGAAGCAGGACATCATGGGAATTACGTCTGAGAGTATTATTCTCAGTGATTTGACGCAGGATCGAAATTATGAGATTGTCGTCATGCCGTTCAATTCCCAAGGAGCTGGTCCACCATCACCTCCCGTTGCGGTGTACGTTGGAGAAGCTGTGCCAACGGGAGAGCCTCGTGGGGTGGAAGGAGCTCCGGTTTCATCAACAGAAGTACGTCTACGGTGGAAGGCTCCGCAGCAGAGTATGCAGAATGGAGATTTGCTTGGCTACAAAATCTTCTACCTCGTCACGGATTCACCGCAAGAGTTGGAGGAGGGCAGGAAGCACGAGGAAGAGATTGAAGTGGTTCCAGCTTCAACAACAGCTCACAGTTTGGTCTTCCTGGATAAGTACACGGAGTACAGGATTCAAATTCTTGCCTTCAATCCCGCTGGGGATGGACCAAGATCCACCCCAATCACCGTTAAGACTCTCCAAGGACTTCCGAGTGCTCCTACCAACCTTAAGTTCACGGATATTACAATGCAGAGCCTAAAGGTTACGTGGGATCCGCCAAAGAAGAGAAATGGGGAGATTCTGGGGTATATTGTGACCTACGAGACAACGGAAGAGAATGATA AATTCAGCAAGCAGGTGAAGCAAAAAGTGACCGGCACGAGCCTTTTGGTGCAGAATCTCGAGGAAGAGGTCACCTACACGTTCGCCGTGCGCGCCCAAACCATCGATTATGGCCCACCGGCCAGTGGGAATGTCACCACGGGACCGCAGGAGGGCTCTCCGGCCACACTGAAGGAGCTCCTACTCACAAAAACTGTGTCAAGCGTGGACATGCACTGGATCAATGGGCCCAGTGGCAAGGGTCCCATTCTTGGCTATTACATCGAAAGTAAAAAGCGCG ACAATGAAAATTCGTACAATT ATGACCAACGATGGGAGACGGTGACACGAACAACAAGTGGTACCCTTCAGGAATTCACCGTGAGCTACCAGAGTCTCCTTCCATCGACAGCCTACACATTCCGGGTGATTGCGTACAATAAATATGGAATTTCGTATCCAGCATACTCAAAAGACGCCATCCTGACTCCGTCGAAGCTGTACCTGGAATATGGGTATCTGCAGCAGAAGCCATTCTATCGGCAGACGTGGTTTATGGTTGCTCTTGCAGCTACATCCATTGTCATCATCATAATGGTTATCGCGGTGCTGTGTGTCAAAAGCAAGAGCTACAAGTACAAAC